From one Gossypium hirsutum isolate 1008001.06 chromosome D08, Gossypium_hirsutum_v2.1, whole genome shotgun sequence genomic stretch:
- the LOC107911778 gene encoding alcohol dehydrogenase-like 4, giving the protein MDVGYHSYETESTHTAGKVITCRAAVAWGPGQPLVIEDVQVAPPQKMEVRVKILFTSICHTDLSSWKGENEAQRAYPRILGHEAAGIVESVGEGVEDMKIGDHVIPFFQGECGTCICCRSQKTNLCQKFGVNPLKSVMVNDGKTRFSTMDGNPIFHFLNTSTFSQYTVLDSACVVKIDTKAPLEKMSLLSCGVSTGVGAAWNVANVQPGSSVAIFGLGAVGLAVAEGARVRGASKIIGVDINPSKFFKGKAVGITEFINPKDLDVPVHEKIGAITEGGVDYSFECVGNLEVLREAFLSTHTGWGLTVLLGIHPSPMLLPLHPMELFNGRQIVGSIFGGFKGKTQLPKLAEQCMCGTLNLDEFITHELPFHNINEAFQLLIEGKSLRCLLHL; this is encoded by the exons CTGCTGTAGCATGGGGTCCTGGACAGCCTCTCGTCATTGAAGATGTTCAAGTGGCACCCCCTCAAAAGATGGAGGTGAGGGTCAAGATTCTCTTCACTTCAATCTGTCACACGGATCTCAGTTCTTGGAAAGGCGAG AATGAAGCACAGAGAGCATATCCTCGAATTCTAGGCCATGAAGCTGCAGG GATTGTTGAGAGCGTTGGGGAAGGTGTTGAAGACATGAAAATAGGTGATCATGTCATCCCTTTCTTCCAAGGGGAGTGCGGCACCTGCATCTGTTGCAGAAGCCAAAAAACTAATCTCTGCCAAAAGTTTGGAGTGAATCCATTGAAGAGCGTGATGGTAAATGATGGGAAGACGAGGTTTTCCACCATGGATGGGAACCCCATCTTTCATTTCCTCAACACCTCCACTTTCAGCCAGTACACCGTTCTTGATTCTGCCTGTGTAGTAAAGATTGACACCAAGGCCCCCCTCGAGAAAATGAGCCTCTTAAGTTGCGGTGTCTCAActg GCGTGGGAGCAGCTTGGAATGTAGCCAACGTGCAACCTGGCTCAAGCGTGGCAATCTTTGGGTTGGGTGCCGTGGGACTCGCT GTAGCTGAAGGAGCACGAGTAAGAGGTGCATCGAAAATAATAGGCGTTGATATCAACCCTAGCAAATTTTTCAAAG GCAAAGCAGTGGGAATTACAGAATTCATAAACCCAAAGGATCTAGACGTACCAGTGCATGAG AAAATCGGAGCTATTACAGAGGGAGGTGTAGACTACAGCTTCGAATGTGTAGGAAACCTTGAAGTTCTTCGAGAGGCATTTTTGTCCACCCATACC GGATGGGGACTGACAGTACTACTGGGGATTCACCCAAGCCCAATGTTGCTGCCTCTCCATCCAATGGAGTTATTTAACGGACGCCAAATCGTAGGATCCATCTTTGGAGGCTTCAAAGGCAAAACCCAACTGCCAAAGTTGGCCGAACAATGCATGTGTGGG ACCCTGAACTTGGACGAGTTTATCACACATGAGCTTCCCTTCCACAACATAAATGAAGCTTTTCAACTGCTAATCGAGGGGAAATCGCTTAGATGCCTTCTGCACCTCTGA